In the genome of Thermoanaerobacterium sp. PSU-2, one region contains:
- a CDS encoding class I SAM-dependent RNA methyltransferase, which yields MSKIELIAPTLFGIESVTADEIRSLGYDDVKVEDGKVTFSGDISAICKSNLWLRTAERVYIKVGEFTATTFDELFEGVKSLPWEEWIPENGQFPVDGYSLKSKLFSVPDCQSIVKKAVVERLKKKYKREWFEEDGPIYKIKFSLMKDKAVLMIDTSGEGLHKRGYRAVSNVAPLRETLASAMIMLSYWRYDRPLMDPFCGSGTIPIEAALIGANMAPGLYRQFASEKWRQIPKKLWTDVRNEAFDLIKKDVKLNINGYDADEDAVKLSIDNAKKACVSDYVKFSKRSLKDLKTDDKYGIIVCNPPYGERMGELKEVEKLYREMGRVFTRLDTWSYYIITSHENFEKLFGRDASKRRKLYNGMIKTTYYQYFGPRPPKK from the coding sequence ATGTCAAAGATTGAATTGATAGCGCCTACACTTTTTGGAATCGAATCAGTGACGGCTGATGAGATAAGATCTTTAGGCTATGATGATGTAAAAGTAGAAGATGGTAAAGTTACATTTAGTGGTGATATATCTGCTATATGTAAGTCAAATTTGTGGTTAAGGACTGCTGAGAGGGTATACATTAAAGTTGGTGAATTTACGGCTACTACTTTTGATGAGCTTTTTGAAGGTGTAAAGTCTTTGCCGTGGGAAGAGTGGATTCCTGAAAATGGACAGTTTCCCGTCGATGGATACTCTCTTAAGTCGAAGCTTTTTAGTGTGCCTGATTGCCAGTCGATAGTGAAAAAAGCGGTAGTTGAAAGGCTTAAGAAGAAGTACAAAAGAGAGTGGTTTGAGGAAGATGGTCCAATATACAAGATAAAATTTTCATTAATGAAAGACAAAGCCGTACTGATGATAGACACAAGTGGAGAGGGACTTCATAAAAGAGGATATAGAGCTGTGTCAAATGTGGCGCCTTTAAGGGAGACTTTGGCGTCCGCCATGATAATGCTAAGCTATTGGAGGTACGATAGACCACTTATGGATCCATTTTGCGGATCAGGAACTATACCTATTGAAGCAGCGTTAATTGGTGCAAATATGGCTCCTGGGCTATATCGACAATTTGCATCGGAGAAATGGAGACAGATACCAAAAAAGCTGTGGACTGACGTGAGAAATGAAGCTTTTGATTTAATCAAAAAAGATGTAAAACTAAACATAAATGGATATGACGCCGATGAAGATGCAGTGAAATTATCCATAGACAATGCTAAAAAGGCTTGTGTCAGTGACTATGTAAAATTTTCAAAGCGATCTTTGAAAGATCTGAAAACCGATGATAAGTATGGGATAATAGTCTGCAATCCGCCTTACGGAGAAAGGATGGGGGAATTAAAAGAGGTAGAGAAATTGTATAGGGAGATGGGAAGAGTATTTACGAGGCTTGATACGTGGTCCTACTATATAATAACATCGCATGAAAATTTTGAAAAACTTTTTGGAAGGGATGCAAGCAAAAGAAGGAAGCTATACAATGGCATGATAAAAACCACATATTATCAGTATTTTGGGCCAAGGCCGCCGAAAAAATGA